Proteins from one Arsenophonus apicola genomic window:
- a CDS encoding DUF4874 domain-containing protein → MKNSTQYQQASYRGRYPSDENGTVIIMNPERGFRYENMILLNEDLINPFSREKQNGNILLELYKKEIVGERYQIVQQYIYLTEYINSDLDDKAIELINYIFSQAKLAGVKLLVRFVYKYANHIPEPEVERVKQHMRQLKPILANSIIYAFQYGWIGTWGEQHGSCYKDEQKRQIYHTFYIDFMPANRKITMRYKANRDMLINSLSPLQFNDHLRIGFNNDYYT, encoded by the coding sequence ATGAAAAACTCAACTCAATATCAGCAGGCAAGCTATCGTGGGCGTTATCCATCCGATGAGAATGGCACAGTAATAATAATGAACCCGGAACGGGGTTTTAGATATGAAAATATGATTTTATTAAACGAAGATTTAATAAATCCTTTTTCTAGAGAAAAACAAAATGGCAATATTTTACTCGAATTATATAAAAAAGAGATTGTCGGTGAACGTTATCAAATTGTTCAGCAATATATTTATCTGACAGAATATATAAATAGCGATCTTGATGACAAGGCTATCGAGCTAATTAATTATATTTTTAGCCAGGCTAAATTAGCCGGTGTTAAGCTTTTGGTTAGATTTGTTTATAAATATGCTAACCATATCCCAGAGCCTGAGGTAGAAAGAGTAAAACAACATATGCGACAATTAAAGCCAATATTGGCCAATAGCATAATATATGCCTTTCAGTACGGTTGGATTGGTACCTGGGGCGAGCAACACGGTAGTTGTTACAAAGATGAGCAAAAGCGGCAAATCTACCATACATTTTATATCGACTTTATGCCAGCTAATAGAAAAATAACCATGCGCTATAAGGCTAATCGAGATATGTTGATTAACTCACTTAGCCCATTACAGTTTAATGATCATTTGCGTATCGGTTTTAATAATGATTACTATACTTAG
- a CDS encoding DUF4832 domain-containing protein, with protein MYQDLKKIGVNSIYDVEMPYNDDGRDPWCLNTIPADFGWGTIWRFTELGAATFSIIHNLNLCIAALRKAVIDLKRFENAGFVCDRDYFWDHTKTNYTTRSAFEYIRDHLGYRLILEEATYPLYVKNGDYFDLKFSLKNYGFARPVNNRPIVIVFLDEQDEIKWQLFMPEGAELCAAGRGYTFSISSQLDNIKSGKYQLALWLPDESPLLRDSPLYDIQLANGGSNFRLIETERHRFNVFAEVQVIE; from the coding sequence GTGTATCAAGATCTAAAAAAAATTGGCGTAAATTCTATTTATGACGTTGAAATGCCTTACAACGATGATGGGCGTGATCCCTGGTGCCTTAATACAATTCCTGCTGATTTTGGCTGGGGTACGATTTGGCGCTTTACTGAATTAGGCGCTGCAACATTTAGTATTATACATAATTTAAATTTATGTATAGCGGCTCTACGTAAAGCGGTTATTGATTTAAAAAGGTTTGAAAATGCTGGGTTTGTCTGTGATCGCGACTATTTTTGGGATCACACAAAGACAAATTATACCACCAGGAGTGCCTTTGAATATATTAGAGATCATCTTGGCTATAGGCTGATACTTGAAGAAGCGACTTACCCATTATATGTTAAAAATGGTGATTATTTTGATTTAAAGTTTAGCCTAAAAAATTATGGTTTTGCCCGACCAGTAAATAACAGACCGATTGTTATTGTATTCCTCGATGAGCAAGATGAGATCAAATGGCAACTCTTTATGCCAGAAGGAGCTGAGTTGTGCGCAGCGGGTAGGGGTTATACATTTAGTATTTCCAGTCAGCTTGATAATATAAAAAGCGGAAAATATCAGTTAGCATTATGGTTACCCGATGAAAGCCCCTTGCTAAGAGATAGTCCCCTATATGATATACAATTGGCCAATGGTGGAAGTAATTTCCGTTTAATTGAAACGGAAAGACATCGCTTTAATGTTTTCGCCGAGGTACAAGTTATTGAATAA
- a CDS encoding RHS repeat-associated core domain-containing protein, which yields MAKTYRPVHHPLGYLTFQDLRYTYDPVGNIILIQNDAHASRFYHNQKSIPENHYRYDTFYQLIEATGRESLTNRHPFTQRFLSSPADAAYQSTPYTRQYQYDASGNLTMIKHLGASQWTKRIYVSATSNHALSDSFFPSTSDLPIEDYFDAAGNQLQLQIGQNLTWNGQNQLASVTPITRETAENDSEIYCYDSQGVRLVKQEQYLAGNVTHIKTSCYLPGIEIITHDLQTAEGQPPQRQSLRTVIMLENVRVLHWANAQDAPPEIGNNALRYSINNQIDSCILELNEAGQLSSEEEFFPYGGTAWWAAQNQLEAYYKTYRYSGKERVASGLYYYGSRYYQPWIGRWLNPDPAGTIDGLNLYRMVRNNPVNLYDPNGNSPLKKLFGKNNKPTKSIAAATAPLAIQRPEQKEYLPQIVMDSMYQQIDRQTNIKYLSEQERMYYEVEVDNEGLLRNKISQSLFNQTNEYGESGDHSVWNATVYAYVISLDKKLYLNKHVPQSFHHSSFMAGANVLDAGMISVLNGQILSLTTKSGHYKPTIKQKLASIDYLKENNADLSQAKVIDVDGPGYLYEKTIYRAESMYLKGLKATETNIARDTLIAENVTPSQKREIYRQKLSEFTRYQIKKPQASANVSTRL from the coding sequence ATGGCAAAAACTTACCGTCCAGTGCATCATCCCTTAGGTTATTTAACTTTCCAAGATTTACGCTACACCTATGATCCTGTCGGTAATATTATTCTTATTCAGAATGATGCCCATGCATCACGCTTTTATCATAATCAAAAATCCATTCCTGAAAATCACTACCGCTATGATACCTTCTATCAGCTCATTGAAGCGACTGGACGAGAATCACTAACAAATCGCCATCCTTTTACTCAACGTTTTCTTTCCTCCCCTGCTGATGCTGCCTATCAAAGCACTCCATATACCCGCCAATATCAATATGATGCTTCAGGTAATTTAACGATGATAAAACATCTGGGCGCTAGTCAATGGACAAAACGTATTTATGTTTCTGCTACCAGTAACCATGCTTTATCTGACTCTTTTTTCCCCTCAACATCAGACTTGCCTATTGAAGATTACTTTGATGCTGCTGGCAATCAACTCCAATTGCAAATCGGTCAAAATTTAACTTGGAATGGTCAAAATCAATTAGCTTCAGTTACGCCAATTACACGGGAAACAGCGGAAAATGATAGTGAAATCTACTGTTATGATAGCCAGGGAGTGCGTTTAGTCAAACAAGAACAGTATCTAGCTGGCAATGTAACCCATATTAAAACCAGTTGTTATTTACCGGGAATTGAAATAATCACTCATGATCTACAAACAGCAGAAGGGCAACCCCCACAACGACAATCCTTACGGACTGTCATCATGCTAGAAAACGTACGAGTATTGCATTGGGCGAATGCTCAAGATGCCCCGCCTGAAATCGGCAATAATGCGTTGCGTTATAGTATAAATAATCAAATTGACAGTTGCATTTTAGAATTAAATGAAGCAGGCCAATTAAGTAGTGAAGAAGAATTTTTCCCTTATGGTGGTACTGCCTGGTGGGCAGCGCAAAATCAGCTTGAAGCTTATTATAAAACCTATCGTTATTCAGGCAAAGAACGGGTTGCTAGCGGGCTATATTACTATGGTTCTCGCTATTATCAGCCATGGATTGGACGATGGCTAAATCCTGATCCAGCCGGTACTATTGACGGATTAAATCTCTATCGAATGGTAAGGAATAATCCCGTTAACTTATATGATCCCAATGGGAACTCGCCACTTAAAAAACTTTTTGGCAAAAATAACAAACCGACAAAAAGTATCGCAGCAGCTACAGCGCCATTAGCCATCCAACGACCTGAACAAAAAGAATACTTACCCCAAATTGTTATGGACAGTATGTACCAACAAATTGATAGACAAACAAACATAAAATATTTAAGTGAACAGGAAAGAATGTATTATGAAGTAGAAGTTGATAATGAAGGACTATTACGTAATAAAATAAGTCAAAGCCTTTTTAATCAAACTAATGAGTACGGAGAATCAGGTGATCATAGTGTATGGAATGCAACTGTTTATGCTTACGTTATCAGTTTAGATAAAAAACTTTATCTTAATAAGCACGTACCACAATCTTTCCATCACTCTTCATTTATGGCTGGAGCAAATGTATTGGACGCCGGAATGATAAGTGTACTCAATGGACAAATTCTTTCATTAACCACCAAAAGTGGTCATTATAAACCAACAATAAAGCAAAAATTAGCGTCAATTGACTATCTTAAAGAAAATAATGCTGATTTATCCCAAGCTAAAGTAATAGATGTTGATGGGCCAGGCTATTTATATGAAAAGACTATATATCGTGCAGAGAGTATGTATTTAAAAGGCCTTAAGGCAACTGAAACCAACATTGCCAGAGACACACTAATTGCAGAAAATGTTACCCCTAGTCAAAAACGTGAAATATATAGGCAAAAACTCAGTGAATTTACTCGTTATCAAATTAAAAAACCGCAAGCTAGTGCAAATGTTTCCACTCGATTATAA
- the pta gene encoding phosphate acetyltransferase, with the protein MSRTIMLIPTDISVGLTSVSLGVVRSMEQKGVSLTVFKPIAQPRFGDKDQTTEVLRSHSSVQVAEPLKMSYVESLLANDQKDILMEEIVARYHDNTQQAEVILIEGLMPTRKHPFAQSLNYDIAKTLGADVIFVTALGNNTPEQLKERIELARAEFGGLQNKNITGVIINKLNAPVDEHGRTRPDLSEIFDESTKATITKIDSKTLANNSPLPILGCIPWNFDLIATRGIDIANHLNASIINEGALQTRRIKSVIFCARSVPNMVELFRPGSLLVTSSDRPDVIVSACLAAMNGVEIGALLLTGGYPIAKPIHSLCHRAFETGLPVLMVDTNTWQTSLSLQSFSLEVHADDHERIEKIQNYVALHINQQWIDSLTADSERPKRLSPPAFRYQLTELARKANKRIILPEGNEPRTVKAAAICAERGIATCILLGDPDEIKRVAAAQGVELGAGIEIVAPKSVRKNYVERLVELRKNKGMTEIVAREQLEDNVVLGTMMLEKNEVDGLVSGAVHTTANTIRPPLQLIKTAPGSSIVSSIFFMLLPEQVLVYGDCAINPDPTAEQLSEIAIQSADSAKAFGIEPRVAMISYSTGNSGAGSDVDKVREATRLAQAKRPDLVIDGPLQYDAAIMADVAKSKAPNSPVAGQATVFIFPDLNTGNTTYKAVQRSANLVSIGPMLQGMRKPVNDLSRGALVDDIVYTIALTAIQATQNN; encoded by the coding sequence GTGTCCCGTACAATAATGTTAATTCCGACTGACATTAGTGTTGGTTTAACCAGCGTCAGTTTAGGGGTCGTCCGTTCAATGGAACAAAAAGGGGTTAGTCTAACGGTTTTTAAGCCCATTGCTCAACCCCGTTTTGGTGATAAAGATCAGACAACCGAAGTATTACGCTCCCATTCTAGTGTTCAGGTCGCTGAACCACTAAAAATGAGTTATGTTGAATCTCTGCTGGCTAATGATCAAAAAGATATTTTAATGGAAGAGATTGTTGCTCGTTATCATGACAATACGCAACAGGCTGAAGTTATTCTAATCGAAGGTTTAATGCCTACCCGTAAGCACCCTTTTGCCCAATCGTTAAATTATGATATCGCCAAGACGTTAGGCGCTGACGTTATTTTTGTTACCGCATTAGGTAACAACACCCCGGAACAGTTAAAAGAGCGCATTGAATTAGCCCGCGCAGAATTTGGTGGTTTACAAAATAAAAATATCACCGGGGTAATTATTAATAAACTCAATGCACCAGTTGATGAGCATGGCCGTACCCGCCCTGATTTATCGGAGATATTTGATGAGTCGACTAAAGCTACAATCACAAAAATTGATAGCAAAACGTTAGCTAACAATAGTCCACTGCCAATATTGGGTTGTATTCCATGGAATTTTGATCTAATCGCCACCCGTGGTATTGATATTGCTAATCATCTAAATGCCAGCATTATCAATGAAGGCGCACTACAAACCCGGCGTATAAAATCGGTTATTTTCTGCGCCCGCAGTGTGCCCAATATGGTAGAGCTATTTCGTCCCGGTTCATTGCTAGTAACCTCTTCTGATCGCCCTGATGTTATTGTATCTGCCTGTTTAGCCGCCATGAATGGTGTCGAAATTGGAGCATTACTATTAACGGGTGGTTACCCTATTGCCAAGCCAATACACTCCCTCTGTCACCGCGCTTTCGAAACCGGTTTACCGGTATTGATGGTAGATACCAATACCTGGCAAACTTCGTTAAGTCTGCAAAGTTTCAGTTTAGAAGTGCATGCGGATGATCATGAACGGATTGAAAAAATTCAAAACTATGTTGCCTTGCATATCAATCAGCAATGGATTGATTCACTCACTGCTGACTCAGAACGCCCTAAACGGCTATCACCTCCCGCTTTCCGCTATCAATTAACTGAATTAGCGCGTAAAGCTAACAAACGTATCATACTACCGGAGGGTAATGAACCTCGTACGGTAAAAGCGGCAGCTATTTGTGCTGAAAGGGGGATTGCCACCTGTATCCTGCTAGGTGATCCCGATGAAATAAAACGGGTTGCCGCCGCGCAAGGGGTTGAATTAGGTGCCGGAATCGAAATTGTGGCACCTAAATCAGTACGAAAAAACTATGTTGAGCGCTTAGTTGAGCTGCGCAAAAATAAAGGCATGACTGAAATTGTAGCGCGTGAACAGTTAGAAGATAATGTGGTGTTAGGCACCATGATGCTGGAAAAAAATGAGGTTGATGGTTTAGTTTCCGGCGCTGTTCATACCACGGCGAATACTATTCGCCCACCGTTACAACTGATCAAAACTGCCCCTGGCAGCTCAATCGTCTCTTCGATATTCTTTATGCTATTACCTGAGCAGGTGTTAGTTTATGGTGACTGCGCAATAAATCCAGATCCAACGGCGGAACAATTATCAGAAATCGCCATCCAGTCGGCAGATTCGGCCAAAGCATTTGGTATTGAGCCGCGAGTGGCAATGATCTCTTATTCTACCGGTAACTCCGGTGCCGGCAGTGACGTGGACAAAGTGCGAGAAGCAACCCGTTTAGCACAAGCAAAACGACCCGATTTAGTGATTGACGGTCCATTACAATATGATGCAGCCATTATGGCCGATGTGGCTAAATCTAAAGCACCGAATTCACCGGTAGCCGGTCAAGCAACGGTGTTTATTTTTCCAGATCTTAATACTGGCAATACTACCTATAAAGCGGTGCAACGCTCAGCTAATCTGGTTTCTATCGGCCCAATGCTACAGGGGATGCGTAAACCGGTTAATGATTTGTCCCGTGGCGCATTGGTTGATGATATTGTTTATACCATTGCCCTTACCGCGATTCAGGCTACGCAAAATAACTAA